Genomic window (Lycium barbarum isolate Lr01 chromosome 2, ASM1917538v2, whole genome shotgun sequence):
gaggcaaatcaccctatttattcacttaagtgtgctaagctattgaattaaaactctagcgaaacatgataactataagaatattagctacgaaaataataactgcctaatattgatttgtctaaaacacataaaatttaaatcacctaagcagatcataaataaataccatcaacctgcaccctaaaaaaagtaaagtttcactatattttatgcttgtataatttaataatgtaaaaaatatatatataaacagagaatttaagaagctatttgaacttcttttgagtgtcatcttcaaaaagtaactccggatacctgcatgagacttaataaaaatgttagtaagaaaataaataactatcggatgaattaaagaaataatgaataaacttaaaataaaaaacccgtctttgtacatggaaggccttagaaatcgacggaaatttcttcatcggccattgcATCAAATCCATGTGCTTGCACCACAAAGATCTCTCTTTTAAACTCAGTTGCAAGACACTCAATCGCTATATCGTCTCCAAATGCAGCCGCATGACCATCAATATTCTCATCAACAGTTAATAAACCCTCCTCGGTATACTGCAAAGTGATGATATCATATTCATCATCAGGTGAACCAGAGATCGACATGTACTTGGCCCAACTTGGCCCATCACCCACAGCTATGCACCTCTCTTTGAATATAGACTCAGCAGCCAATTCTCTTTGCATCCCTAGCTGAACAAGTTCATTAATAGCCAAATCAAGATTATCTCAATCATTTTTCTTAGCTAACATTTTCATTTCTTGAACAACATGTATACCCCAACCACATTTCATATCTGGACAATACATATTCCTAATTGCATTTTCAATCATTTCTTTCTCTTACCTACTAACCAATCCAAGATCTTCCAAGGATCTCTTAACACTCCTTTTCCTCAAATCTTTAGCATACGACACCGTTTTTTGTTAACCCAATTGATTTACCACATGCAGTAAATAAACAGTTACCGTCTGATTCCACTTCACCACCGTGACTTAAACGGAAAACTAATGAACGGTTCTGATCTAATGGGTGCTTCCATAACACACCTTTGGATTGGATTTTTATTAAGTGTTTTTTTTTGGTCTTCTAAAGATGACACGTTTTCCCATGAGGTGGAGTCAACGGTTGTGCTGGTTTGCGGTGGCGTGggtgagagagagagggagacgaaGTGATAGGGCAATGGTGGTTGATGGAGGTGTTGTCGTGGTGGTGTGGAGATGATTTTTGTGcatcgccggagctcggagctccggcgggGGCGGCGGCGGCTAGGAGAGAAAATGGGGGGAAATGTTTAGGGTTCTTGTTAGGAGAGAAGAAGAGCCAAATCTGAAAATTAGGGTGTGTTGTGCAAATATGTGTTGGATCCCATCATTAATTAACCCCCtttttcttataatataaacaaacacccctttttatgcccaaaaataatgaaaccatacccctttgtccccaacACATCACCTCaattaactttaaaaaaaaaaaaaaagtgataagaCCTTTACTTTAATCGAATTCTTGCtccgcgtttaaaaattaattgctctaaTTTTTTCTACACtgtcggactgtactaaaatatagttaattaatacatgtataaataataacgcaagtataaaatataaacattaatgtctatgatatgaaaatgtattgctataaaattaagaaacaattattaattgcacaaaaaattgtagtattacgctgtacatgtgcaaaataatgattcctgaaaaatgacaataaattgagaaaattcctaaaataaggataatcatcaataaatggttgaaaaaaaatgtaaaaacgtctaaaaaaatgtatttcgtgctctttaacgaatcagggcccccccaaaacgttaattttaagcacgtcgagccaaaattaggtgtcaacatatactactcacctaggggcTAATGGATAAATAATAATTGTTACACAAGTCCCTCTATATTTACAAGTATGCCCCCTCTCTAGAATTCTCTACATGCCTAGAATATTCTAAGGCTTTTCAAGAAAGTCTTCCTAAATATTTTATAAGATTCTAGAGTCTCTCCAAGAAAACTCTCCATGGCTCTAGAATCTTCCCATAAATGCTAGCATCTTTgccatgtaagcatccacatgtctaaaatatgtGCTTATGTGGCAAGATGACTTGGAAGGTCATCACATTCTCCCCCACCTGATGTTGCGACGACCGCGGCGTATTGCTGCAACATAAACTCTCGAATCTTGTCTTTAAATTGCCACAAGTCTCCATAACGCTCCCATGTGGCCTCTTCCGGTGGTTGCCCCTTCCAGTGGACGAGGAACATGGCGGTGGCTTTCTGCCCTTGTTTTCGTCTGGCCTGGTAATCAATGATTGCCTCAATTTCCCGATCATGAGAGACGGTGATGGCAATCGGCGCCCGACTCGACTGACCTCGGCTGGGATCATCCTTGTCTTCATGGTATGACTTGAGCACGCTAGCATGGAAGACGGGGTGAATCTTAAGATGAGGCGGTAACTCCAACTTATATGAGATCTTGCCCGCCTTGGCAACGATCCTAAACGGCCCCTCATACTTCCGTACCAAGTTCTGATGCACGTCCCGTAG
Coding sequences:
- the LOC132623216 gene encoding uncharacterized protein LOC132623216 — protein: MQRELAAESIFKERCIAVGDGPSWAKYMSISGSPDDEYDIITLQYTEEGLLTVDENIDGHAAAFGDDIAIECLATEFKREIFVVQAHGFDAMADEEISVDF